TATTTCGGTTTGGTGAAGATACGCAGACTATATACCCTACGTGTGATTTGTATTATTACCTGCAATGTCTCCGTTTGGCTCACTGCTCGTGTCTTCATTGCATAAGTAAAATGTATACAGTGATGCACAACTTAAATTATGGGCGAGTATTATAACTGTAAACTGCGTAATTGATGTAAATATTTCTGGTAAATCTGTGAGCGTTTGCATGAGATCAACTTGAAAACAAACTTAATTTCAGTGGagtaatttaaataaatacccaAATTACGAAcagtataattaaatatattttaatgtataatTTGAATAATAATTTCATGTCATAGTTAAATTGTACTGTTTTGGAAGCGTGGTCTCCTCTTAAGATCATTTAAACCACTTTTAGGGtaatgtttatttcacttttgttcAGCATAATATACGTTATTTCACCTTTAGACTTGTGAAAAATTATCATTACATTGCTATCTGGGTTTCCTCTTTCAGAATTCGTCTTTACAGTGCAGGGTAATATTACTGCCGACGGGTCTGAGGCACCGTACAGCGTTAACGACGATATCCATTTCAACTTCTCTTTCCGACTCCAGGGTGAGGAAAATGTAACCGGGATGATCTTCAAGTTCACTTCAGAAACGTTAATGGTGAGAGAGCGAGTTACTTCTATCCTTTGCGCATACTTAATATCTTTTCTGAATAATCTTATGGTTACGAAATAACACAGCCTTTTCTAATGACTTCTTTCCAGGGCTGTGTAAGCTAACTTATTCATTTACTCATTTACTGGTAAAATCATGTTTCACCTGACATCATGTTACTTTTATTGCTATTAACTTGGCATTTGACCCTTGTAATTTGTCTAGAACTAGGTGACATGAAAGCGTTCTAGATTTTGCTGGTGTCATTTTAGTTCCTTCCGGTGGCCGATAGGAGTTTGACGGATCAAATAAGCTGGCTTTATGACAAAGCGGAAGCGACCGGCTCCACCGTCCTGCAAGACCGGACTTCTAACTTGGTGAGTGAGGCACGCTTCGTATACGCTTGTACACAGTGGCTCAACCAGATGTGCACTTTGAAGCACGTCATAACAGCGTAATGCATCATGTGAGTCACGATTCTCACATAAGTGAGAAATACAGCGACCATGGAAGAGACGGAAATCAATCTAACACAGACACGCCCTTGAGTTCATACCAGCAATGAGCTATTATCCATTGATAATCTCAACGGACAGAAATTTGGCCAAAGATAGATGGAAATCTGATACACTCGTCTAATGAGTTTCAGCCTCTTTTCTAAAAGTTTTAGACATTTTTCCAACATGGAATGGAAAGAACAGCTTCAAGTAATTGTATGCAAAAATAAATCGTCAGCGGGGAGTCACACTAGCAACAAGTAATAATATAGGTTTGATACCAGACAGTGATTTGTCTATAATATTAACCTTTATTTTGGTAAACTTATCTTCTTCAAGGCATAATCTGTGTACAGTGCCCTAGAATCTTGGCTTGCATGCTTGAATGAAAGGTAACGTTGCAAGGAAacgtgtgtgtgttatatttgacagaCATTCAACGAGGTTTATGATGACAGCGATAACAGCATTAGCGTATCATTCCCTTTTCGAGGTTGGGCGTCAGAAGATTTCTATGGACAAATGACAATGGTTGTTCGCGGTGAGTCATCACTTCACCAATAGTGATGGAAGAATagacttaaattttttttggttttattcacTAAACATGAACATCAAGATCTTTCGCATATGTTGACCACTGTTCTTTAAGTTTTCAAATGGATCTTTCGCAAATGTTTTACACCCTTAATACACATTTGACACaaagtataactaaacactTTATGCTCATTTTACACAATCAGACAGATATGTAGCCAATGTTACGTAGGTAATGCAGATttgaaacaatcaaataaatctgtcGCAAATTTAGACGTATTCGCACTACGCAACGAAAACTATATTTGACTGTTCACTTTTTCTCGGCAGACACCATTGGACCGGGTAGAAAATTGAACTGTAAAGCTGTTATATCCTACTATCTTGGAGCCCAGTTTAAGTTTGTCTCTCGTGAGATCGAATCTACGTATACCTTCTCGGAATTACCCAGACTGAGCTTGACCTTAGACTATCCGGTGTACCTGAGGGTTTTGGAAACCACCACCGTAAGGTTCAGTATGGATCTACCTCACGGACTCACTGAAGGCTCAGTACAAATGGTCATGCCAATTTCATCCTCAGACAGTATCCCTCAAATGTCTCTCCAAGATTTTCGTGTGAAAGCGAACCAGTCGATCCCGTCAGAGGAAGTGTCGGCCCTGTCTTGTACTTACGACTCCCAGACGCTAGATGGCATGAACGACTTGGCTATCATCAGCCCGTTGGATCTGATGGTCAACGACACCAACAGTCCCGGAAACGAGCTAGAATTAGATTTCGATGTGCAGACGGAGATTTATCGAGGGATAGAGAACGTCTCCGAGATTTGGATCGGAGGAGGCATGAAATTTGGCAATTCCTTCTTATGGGTGGCAGAGATTCCGGTATTTCTCCTAGACGATTACGACCGGACAGTTCACCTCAAGCATAACGTTTCATACATCAGCGAATATGGTTACGACGGAGAGTGAGTAATGTTGTATATCACCTGAGTGAGTTTGGAACAATACCATTAGCTGTGCGATGTATGATTTTGGACTCTTGGAAACGATGTTATAGTTATGATACAAATTACTCGATGACATAGTAAACAGAGAGGctgttaatttttgtttggGTGTGGGGAGGAGGGGGAAATGGATAAAACCTTACTGAACAATGTGGTGTCTTAACACTGAAATCTTTATATTACACCATTTTCTAGCCATTttgtaaactgttaaaatgctaaactttagacAGTGTTAATATGCTACTCTTTAGAAAGCGTTAACCTAACATTACAAAAGCATTCCCTCATCTACAAAAATTGCtgatttaacattatttaactGACAACAGTTTCTAATTATCTTGTAAACTATTAAATCACTCAGAAAAAAGGTGTCATGCAGCATTTACAATTTAagatgttatatgtacatttagacAAGGGTACAAAGATCTATTTCTAACCTACTGtcattttaagttttgtttgtttaatttcccTTAATATGCCTTATCGTGGGATATTCGGGGACGAAAATTCCAGTGACTTATGGAATTAACCATATGATTAATGTCGTCAGAAAAAAGATTTTGAGAaatctttcagaaatacagaaataaatgttgGTGTTGATTTTAATACAGAATGTTTGTAACGGTGGAGGTAACTTTCGGACATGAGGATTTTTCAACGGACCACGCCTACGACGTAACGCTGATGGTGTACATGATGCCGCTCATGAAGTCGGTGACGTTAGTGGGGTCTCACCTTCTAGGAGAACATGGTTCAGTACAAAACACCGGAAGGTTCATAGTCACGGTAAGCGTGGAAATAATTCGTCTTTTCCCtcaattattaaaataattcacTTTTGCTCATCGCCATAATACCATCGTTTTAGATCTTTACAGTTCTGCGAAACTTTTGaataataaagattttttttgcttatttcGTAAAAACTACACGTCATAGCAAAATAACAATTGCAGGTTCATAATCATGAGGCCAGAATGTAATAGACATCGTTTTAGAATGGATGTATGAATTGGTTTTTCAAGTTTACCTTCTTTAAGTTTTATACTGTTTTTATGGGTTAGCCAGGGGCTAATTTTTAAGACAATCAAAAATCGAAAAACAACATATTTGGGGGGAAGTTTTGGAGAAAACACCTGCGCTATTTTAATGTCAGTAGACATTGgacaaatatcattttaaagGATTTTCATTAAAATCCAACATAGTCGCCAGATCACCTGGCTGAATCAGCCCAAAAgttaaatttcaatttattcCCTAAAACATTCCTAACTTTCTTGAATTTCTAAGGGACGTGACACAGTTTTGTTGAGAATAGCAATGATCCTACATTGAACCCCTAATAATATCTGctaggttttaaaatgaacgtCCAAATCACGACAATATGTCATGTTACGTTGACAAATATATATCATATCAACGCATGTTTTTGGAATGATTTAGGTGCAAATATGAGAGCATATAGGGTTATCATCCACAATTATGATTATGTTACTCATCATCCGTATCGTTTAATCGATTTAACACTCGTTACAATGTGGCTTCGGATTACTGTGGGCCTACAATGTATTCTTTAGAAAAATAGGCCCAAGTCCAAGTTTATATATTGCTGAGCATTATGTATGCCATGCAAAAgtagtagttttttttttaaataaacttgAAGTGTCTGAAATGAAACCACCGTAATGATAACACATTGCAAAAGGTGTAAGTATTCTATTTGTccttaaatttaaatttctttttccaTAGTTTAACGGTATAAGGTCCAGTATTCATTGGCATGACGCTTAATTAGTTGACTGTGACATTTCTGTCTTCAGATAGGAAGGGTACTGTTAGACACGAACCCCTCAGTGAGGCTGAACATCAGTTTTGATGCCACGGATTACAGATTTGGGAAAAGTGATACATTCATTGTGATAACGGAGTTGTTTTACTATGGCGGCTACGTAAACAGCACGGAACAAGCCAGTGAACTTCAGCATATTATATTCCAGATGAATATAGATTCAGGTATTTTACACTCATATCCATAACAGTATGTTTtgcaaagaaaaatgttttgctgttATAgacatattgaaaaaaaaaacagtcctgGATCCGTCATGTAGTACATGTTCAGTTCTCTTAAAGTAAGTGAATATGGCATGTCAGTTACAGCGGTCCTTTGTCTATTTTTCAGCAAAGCAATTAACATTTACCGATGGTGCCACCTGCGCATGCGCATTCGACCCGTTTCGTTCCGATTGTGGCTGCTGTAGACCAGGAGGCTGCCAATGTGGAGTAGTGAACCCAGCAAAATGTAGCGACTGCCAGAAACCGTGGCGATGCCAGCCATACATTACCGGTTAGTATCTTCGCCAACTTCCATCTCACATTTAAATGAACCAGTCAGTATACCTACACTcgagacaacaacaacagccgaTCCACCACCGAAACCaacttttctttaatttattgttttatttcgtTAATTTAGGCTTATGTGTTTATGACGAATGCAGTATGAAGTGTGAGCCAAGTTaaagatattcatttattatagaTATAAATGTGTAGTACAAAGCAAGTAAAATAAGcagaaatatatttgtg
Above is a window of Liolophura sinensis isolate JHLJ2023 chromosome 7, CUHK_Ljap_v2, whole genome shotgun sequence DNA encoding:
- the LOC135470913 gene encoding uncharacterized protein LOC135470913, whose protein sequence is MEAIALVVCFITLFVASGRSQFVFTVQGNITADGSEAPYSVNDDIHFNFSFRLQGEENVTGMIFKFTSETLMFLPVADRSLTDQISWLYDKAEATGSTVLQDRTSNLTFNEVYDDSDNSISVSFPFRGWASEDFYGQMTMVVRDTIGPGRKLNCKAVISYYLGAQFKFVSREIESTYTFSELPRLSLTLDYPVYLRVLETTTVRFSMDLPHGLTEGSVQMVMPISSSDSIPQMSLQDFRVKANQSIPSEEVSALSCTYDSQTLDGMNDLAIISPLDLMVNDTNSPGNELELDFDVQTEIYRGIENVSEIWIGGGMKFGNSFLWVAEIPVFLLDDYDRTVHLKHNVSYISEYGYDGEMFVTVEVTFGHEDFSTDHAYDVTLMVYMMPLMKSVTLVGSHLLGEHGSVQNTGRFIVTIGRVLLDTNPSVRLNISFDATDYRFGKSDTFIVITELFYYGGYVNSTEQASELQHIIFQMNIDSAKQLTFTDGATCACAFDPFRSDCGCCRPGGCQCGVVNPAKCSDCQKPWRCQPYITGFAQESHVDGEYVCRAYQLYRPMQSGVSCYREKPAGIWTNLNPAVGIIVGKDSLTGTLYGISNNGKGIVKSEDEGRTWASISTVIWEKATSEPNYVNATYTGY